Genomic segment of Oncorhynchus keta strain PuntledgeMale-10-30-2019 chromosome 12, Oket_V2, whole genome shotgun sequence:
CAGAAACAACAAGTCTATAAAAACCATAGTTATCATTTTGAAACCGTCTGTAATATCACATTATTTAATGTGTTTTTAAAGAgaaatcaatgttgttgtttttactcCTGTAGCAACTGTCATCCCAACTGTCATCCCAACTGTCATCCCAACTACTGCTCATCACAGACACACCTTTTGTCTGTCACTGTCTTTAACGTAACCTCGTGTTTCTCCTCATAGTTTGAGGTTTCCTTCAATGTGTTAGGCtatatgtttgtaaacaaaaAAATATCCCATAAAATCTATGCTTTCATTTCTAGCACCTTTTGTCACAACTGTCCCAGCAGTGTTGTGTTTTTAAACAGAAATagatgttgtttaaaaaaaaaaaatcctttagCACCTGTCTTCCCAACTATTGTCCCAAACGCGACAGAACAACCACTGACCATCACAGACACATCCGGGTCCCCTCTAGCATAGGCATACTCAGTTCTTCAACACGCTGTGTGACGTAGCTAATATAGGACCACTCATAAGGTTACTAATACTGAGCTTTTTGTctggcccattcaccctctaaatgggacacatacacaattccatgtctcaattgtctcaaggcttaaaaatcctcctttaacctgtcttctccccttcatctacactgattgatgtgaatttaacacgtgacatcaataaaggatcatagctttcacctggattcccctggtcagtatatgtcatggaaagagcaggtgtttttaatgttttgtatactcagtgtgtgCTATCTAGCTTTAGTTTCTTGTGATAAGGTGTACATTAAGGTGTACATTAAAATAAGAATACTGAATAAATACCACTGAAGAGAACGTTTGTTCCCTGGAGTCTTGATTCTACAGTACACTACAAAACAGGAAATACAACCTCCCAATGAATTGACATTGGTTTTAATTTCTTTTCAATTAAGAACTTTGTGAACTTTCTAAAATCCTGTGCAGTTCTGTGTGTTATATAATATGGAAATTGAAACCTACAAAAAAAATAACCACAATgaccatctctgcctctctgagTGCAACGGAAACATCTGAAAGCAGATGTCAAGATGAAGTCATGTGCTCAGGAGGTTCGACTttatcaaagagagagagatgactatgTATATATGACTCTGACTGTTCAGATGACTGTGTATATATGCAGTTGGTGTTTGAATGGCAAAGGGTGAAGTGATATGACCCTATCATGGAGACTCCCTGTGTTTTAGGCTGGTTTCTCCTCTGTCTACTTTCAGGTAAGTGATGCACGATGGTCCCATCTCTTTTTGTTCAAGAAggtttaagaaaatatttaccaaataaactaaagtacaaaataattaaaagtaacacaatattattatgttattgtgaggtctacacttgttgtattcggtgcaagtgacaaataaagtttgatttgatttgatttttaggCTGGTTATTTACTTGATAATAAGTGAATTCATAATTTACAATTGAAAgtatctctgtcctcctctccctccctcttttccagTCAGTGAATGCATTGACCCAAAAGTCATTGGTATTGAGGGCCAGGATGTCACTCTGCCATGTAAATATAACACCATAAAGCAAGGTGTATCAGCCATATGCTGGGGGAGAGGAGCCATACCGAACTCTGGTTGTAACAAGGAAATCATCTCATCTGATGGCACTAAAGTGACATGGAGATCTTCGGTTAGATATCATTTATTCGGGGTGCTGAAGGCAGGGGATGTCTCTCTCACAATCCTCAATGTCACTGAAAAAGACTCGGGACAATACGGCTGTCGTGTGCTTGTTCACGGATTGTGGAATGATGAGAAATATCATGTCAACTTGAACATTGAGAAAGGTATGAAATGCACAACATGCTATGATATACAGTAACTTGATGCTGTACAGGTGATCATTGTCATTCTGATGAGTgatattgtcacgacttccgccggaGTCGGTCCCACTCCTTGTTCGAGcagcgttcgacgtcaccggccttctagtcATCACCGATCCACTTTTTATTTGCTTTGTCTTTgtttttacacacctggtttcaattcccccattacatgttcattatttaaccctctggtttccccatgtatgtgtgcgtgtttgtagGCTGTATCTGACTGCTGGTATTTTGTTACCGGATTTTGTTATTACGCCAGTTTACTACGTGGTACCGGTATTTTTCCAGCACCATAGTATTGTGTTTATACTGGTGTTTTCTTGAATTAAATACATTGTGCACGCATCTcggctctcctgcgcctgactcctttcaccagttacccacagccttGACATATATTATGATTTCGTAGCATCTATATTTTTCAAGCTGAGCAGTTAGTATTGTATTGTGTTCTGATTTCAGCACCTGTCCCGACAACATCGCAGGCTAAAGTGACCATAACTCAACAGACCATGGACAACCACACACACTGTATGGAACACAGCGCACAGAATAACATCAGTCCATCAAAATCATACTTTTTTATATCGTTTTTAGTGCAGCATTATTCTTACATCTGAACATTCAACCTGTAAATTCCTCACTGTGTAGGTCATGTGACCACAAATTCCACAGAGTATTCAGACACATCCACGCCACTTTACAGCGAATCAATTTTGGTATGCATAGTTCCACACTACAAATTCTGGCAAATAAGAAATCCCACTGTGTGATCTGGTACTGTACCGAGATGTCATTTTAACTGAATCCGTGATGTTAACAGGAGCAGATGACAGGTCATAAGCTGCCTGTGATCCTGGTGTCCATTCTACTGGTTCTGACAGGGGTGGTGATTGTGTCTGTACTTGTCGTCTTGAGTAAGTACACACATCTCTACATTTGCCTGCATAATAAGTACTAATTCTCATGAATATATCCCTAATGGTGTTGACAGTGTTACAAGAAGCAATAGTTTGCAATTTAATTTTTCTGAATACTCTAACGCAGTCTTTGTTAACGTAATTACAGGAAAGCGATGGAAAACAATTGCTACGGTAGTCCAAATGTAAGTATGCTAATCATGACTGTATTTCTTCCAACTGACAAGAGTAGATGAAATACCACAATATGCCAATAGAATAACTGAGTCAAAGTGCAATGTCCCTCCATGAGACATGTCTGCCTAATTAGCAAAAACATTTTGGCAACTGACCTGAGGTAATACTGAAACTTTGACTAATGAGACCCAAGAACACAACACTCTGAGGAAGTGAAACAACCGGGCTTCTTCTGAACACTCATGTGAACATCTTGTGAGCCATTGCTACTCTTGTCTGTGTCGTTAAAAATATGACTTGAGATTACCTAACTGGCCAGTAGGTCATTGCTTTTAGAATCTAatacacattacacatacagtattctctaggctgtgtcacaaccggccgtgattgggagtcccattgtgcggcgcacaattggcccagcattgtccgggttaggctttggccggggtaggccgtcattgtaaataagaatttgttcttaagttcttaactgacttgtctagttaaataaaggtaaaatattttTGGGGAAATGCTCCATAGTCACAATGCAGAGCAAAATAAGTATCTTAAATCAATACAAACTTTATGTGCTATGTCAGCTTGTACAATAAAGCTCAAACTTGTCTCAGCATTAATTCATCTGGATTGGTGAAATCACTAGAGTGGACCTAAGCAAAATATAATGCAGTCAATAAAAGCATGCATGTCTCCCTTGGCTGTGTATTTACTGTTCTTTCCTTTATCAGACCAGAGCACTCTGGCAGCTCAGTCCTGTACAGCAACTCAGAGTCCAGCTTGGGTGTGCATACTCGAGAGATGGCGGTGGAGAACGTCTATCAAATAGATGACAACGAGAGAGACGACTATGAGGAGTGCCCCCGACAAAGCATGGACACATCACCAAAGTCATGCTGTTAACACGCGGTAGCTCTGTGTTTACAGGGCTGAGTCTGAACTTATAGGCTAATGATTCAACCGGACAAGACAAGCTACAACAAAATCAGTTGCTTATTGGTGATAAATGAGTAAAACTTTACTTGATTTGTATATTTCAAATGTTTGTGTGAAAGGAAAAGCTCACTAATATGGCTATCTATGTGTATTCAGCACTAACAGTGTAGGTTTCAATTACAATGACTGTATTTTCTTGATGTAGTAAGCCATTGTTGCGCCTAGATCCTTCCACGtcaaaataacagcacttacagtttatcggggcaactctagcagggcagaaatttgacaaactgacttgttggaaaagtggcatcctgtGACTGTGCCACGTTAAAAATCTCTGAGCTCTTAATTACTGGCAATTCTACTGCCATtgttttgtctatggagattgcatggctgtgtgctcgattttatgcacctgtcagcaacgagtgtggctgaaGTAGCTGAAtcaactcatttgaaggggtgtccggATATTTTTGGCCATGTGGGTGTACTTAGGTgccgatcaaatcaaatcaaattgtatttgtcacatacacatggttagcagatgttattgcgagtgcagcaaaatgcttgtgcttctagttccgacagtgtgGAAATATCTAACacgtaatctaacaattccacaaaactacctaatacacacaaatctaagtaaaggaattgGATAAGAATACAtacatatggatgagcaatgacagaacggcataggcaagctGCAATAAattgtataaaatacagtatatacatatgagatgagatatgcaagatatgtaaacattattcaagtggcattattaaagtgactagtgatccgtTTAtaaaagtggccaatgatttcaagtctgtatgttggcagcagcctctctgtgttagtggtggctgtttaacagtctgatggccttgagatagaagctgtttttcagtctctcggtctcagctttgatgcacctgtcagtacctcgccttctggatggtataGCAGGGTGAAcatgcagtggctcgggtggttgttgaccttgatgatctttttggccttcatgtgacatcggttgctgtaggtgtcctggagggcaggtagtttgcccctggtgatgcgttgtgcagacctcactaccctctggagagacttatggttgtgggcggagcagttgccataccaggcggtgatacagcccaacaagATGCtatcgattgtgcatctgtaaaagtttgtgagtgttttaggtgacaagacaaatttcttcagcctgaggttgaagaggcgctgttgcaccttcttcaccacaatgtgtgggtgaaccatttcagtttgtctgtgatgtgtactccgagggacttaaaactttccaccttttccactgctgtcccgtcgatgtggatagggggctgatccctctgctgtttcctgaagttcacgatcatctcctttgttttcttgactttgagtgagaggttgttttcctgacaccacactctaaGTGCCCTCATCAATATGTATTCCGATTCTCAGTATTCTATATGGGTTCattcttgtttcatcagaccagagaatcttgtttctcatggtctgttagtcctttacgtgccttttggcaaactccaagcggggtgTCATGTGTTTTTTACTGAGAAGTAGCtcctgtctggccactctaccataaaggcctgattggtgcagtgttgcagagatgattgtccttctggaaggtctcccatctccacagaggaactctggagctctgccagagtgaccataggtttcttggtcacctccctgaccaagaatAATACTGagccccccgattgctcagtttggccaggcggccagctctaggaagagtcttggtggttccaaacttcttccatttaagaatgatggaggtcaatGTTTTCATGGggcccttcaatgctgcagaaatgtttcggtacccttccccagatctgtgcctcaatttcgagtctcatagcaaagggtctgaataattatgtaaattaggtaATTAtgttttttacttttaatacattaaaaaaaaaagtcttaacctgttttcgctttgtctttgtggtgttttgtgtgtagattgatgtaacgtaacagaatatggaaaaagtgaaggggtctgaatactttttgtatgcactgtatgtctgctgcagagggacaagagagagccagccatgagaaaacaagttttgatcagtcatggaaataaaagtgatGAACACGCTATGAAGGAAACATACTGGAGTTTtcgtgcaggtacagccaactagcacaAAAACAATATTGCAATATTGTCAAAATGATAAGGCACAATATAGCATCGAAAATGATATACCGATATGTAGCTGTATTGATTTTCCTCCCCATTTGTGGCTTCTGTTTCATTGACGCATGAATCATGAATGATTATTCTGTTGCAACAAGGGCCATCGCTACTATGCAAAATGTGCGCTTTTTCCAGAAACAACAAGTCTATAAAAACCATAGTTATCATTTTGAAACCGTCTGTAATATCACCTTATTTAATGTGTTTTTAAAGAgaaatcaatgttgttgtttttactcCTGTAGCAACTGTCATCCCAACTGTCATCCCAACTGTCATCCCAACTACTGCTCATCACAGACACACCTTTTGTCTGTCACTGTCTTTAACGTAACCTCGTGTTTCTCCTCATAGTTTGAGGTTTCCTTCAATGTGTTAGGCtatatgtttgtaaacaaaaAAATATCCCATAAAATCTATGCTTTCATTTCTAGCACCTTTTGTCACAACTGCCCCAGCAGTGTTGTGTTTTTAAACAGAAATAGatgttgttgtttaaaaaaaaaaaaatcctttagCACCTGTCTTCCCAACTATTGTCCCAAACGCGACAGAacaaccactgaccactgaccatCCGGCACATAGGCATACTCAGTTCTTCAACACGCTGTGACGTAGCTAATATAGGACCACTCATAAGGTTACTAATACTGAGCTTTTTGTctggcccattcaccctctaaatgggacacatacacaattccatgtctcaattgtctcaaggcttaaaaatcctcctttaacctgtcttctccccttcatctacactgattgatgtgaatttaacacgtgacatcaataaaggatcatagctttcacctggattcccctggtcagtatatgtcatggaaagagcaggtgtttttaatgttttgtatactcagtgtgtgCTATCTAGCTTTAGTTTCTTGTGATAAGGTGTACATTAAGG
This window contains:
- the LOC118370380 gene encoding T-cell immunoglobulin and mucin domain-containing protein 4-like isoform X3 — its product is METPCVLGWFLLCLLSVSECIDPKVIGIEGQDVTLPCKYNTIKQGVSAICWGRGAIPNSGCNKEIISSDGTKVTWRSSVRYHLFGVLKAGDVSLTILNVTEKDSGQYGCRVLVHGLWNDEKYHVNLNIEKAPVPTTSQAKVTITQQTMDNHTHCHVTTNSTEYSDTSTPLYSESILEQMTGHKLPVILVSILLVLTGVVIVSVLVVLRKRWKTIATVVQIPEHSGSSVLYSNSESSLGVHTREMAVENVYQIDDNERDDYEECPRQSMDTSPKSCC
- the LOC118370380 gene encoding T-cell immunoglobulin and mucin domain-containing protein 4-like isoform X2; the encoded protein is MQLVFEWRRVISLHPIMETHCALGWFLLCLLSVSECIDPKVIGIEGQDVTLPCKYNTIKQGVSAICWGRGAIPNSGCNKEIISSDGTKVTWRSSVRYHLFGVLKAGDVSLTILNVTEKDSGQYGCRVLVHGLWNDEKYHVNLNIEKAPVPTTSQAKVTITQQTMDNHTHCHVTTNSTEYSDTSTPLYSESILEQMTGHKLPVILVSILLVLTGVVIVSVLVVLRKRWKTIATVVQIPEHSGSSVLYSNSESSLGVHTREMAVENVYQIDDNERDDYEECPRQSMDTSPKSCC